From the Catalinimonas alkaloidigena genome, the window GCTTTGCCGCCGATGGCCATCACCAACTCCATCAAAAACCGCCCGGAAGAGACGCAGACTTACCAGCTACGCCCCGGCGAGGTGATGAAATTTGTGGCCGACGGGTTGTACTTCGCTCAGGAAGACACCAACTCGCGCGAGGGTTTTTCGTTCGTCGTGAACCCCAACCGTTTCCCGCGCGTCACCCGCGCTACGGAACTGATCGAGCCGCTTATTTACATCACTACTCGGAAAGAGCGCGAAAAACTGCTGTCGTCCGAAAATCCGAAGTTGGCCCTCGATGCCTTCTGGCTAAAACTTAGCAATAATAATCGCGAGTACGCTCGCCGCATGATCCGCGAATATTATACCCGCGTGCAGGAGGCCAACGCACTGTTTACCACGTTCAAACAAGGGTGGATGACTGACCAGGGCATGACCTACATCATCTTCGGGCCGCCCCAAAAAATGCTGCGCTACAACGACCGCGAGGAGTGGTATTACGAAAAAAGCGCCAGTATGCCCGAAGTCTATTTTACGTTCCTGAAAAGACCCACTATTTTTACCGACGAGAATTATGAATTGGTCCGGTATAACGAATTTGACCGGGTCTGGTATGCAAGCGTCGAACAGTGGAGAAAAGGAATCGTCCGAAGATAAGACCCACCGCACCGGAAGCCTCGCCCGTAGGGCGTGACGTGGTGTTTGGCCTGCGGGCCGTAGTGGAAGTGCTCCGTTCCGATCAGGAAGTGGAGCGTATTCTGGTCCAGAAGGACCTGAAAAACGAAGTGGCCCTGCCCGAAGTATTGGTGCTGGCCCGCGAGCGGCACGTGCCTGTGCAACGGGTGCCGATCGAAAAACTCAACCGCGTTACCCGGAAGAATCACCAGGGCGTTATCGCCCTGATTTCGTCCATCGCCTACGCGTCGCTCGAAAACGTAATCGATGCGGCCTACGAGGCGGGGCACGACCCCCTCATGCTGATTCTGGATCGCGTGACCGACGTGCGCAACTTCGGCGCCATCGCCCGTTCGGCCGAATGCGCCGGAGTCGATGCGTTGGTGTTGCCCGAACGGGGTGGAGCGCGGATCGGCAGCGATGCGCTGAAAACCTCAGCGGGGGCGCTCAGTCACCTGCCCGTCTGTCGGGTGCCACGCCTGGCACAAACCATCCGAGAGTTGCAGGCGCGGGGGGTGCGTGTGGTGGCCTGTACCGAGAAGGCCGACAAGCTGCTGTATGAAGTGGACCTGAGCGGACCGTTAGCGCTGTTGCTCGGTTCCGAGGAGGACGGCATTCAACCGGAGCTGCTGGAGAAAAGTGACGAACAGGTACGTTTGCCGATTCAGGGCAAAGTCAGTTCGTTGAACGTCTCGGTGGCGGCCGGAATTGCGACGTACGAGGCAGTGCGTCAGCGCCTGAACACCGTCGTCCCGTAAAATTCCCCCTAACTAGGTGACTTCCTTTTATGTGTCGACCGACCGTAGCCGGCTGGATGTCGGCATGATCCACGCGTACCTATCGCAGCGCTCCTACTGGGCACAAAACCGGACGCGGGCGCAGGTAGAAACTTCCATGGCACATTCGTTATGTTTCGGGGCGTATCAGGACGAGCGGCAGGTCGGCTTTGCCCGTGTGGTGACGGATTATGCAGTCTTTGCCTGGCTGGCCGACGTGTTTGTGTTGGAGGACGTTCGGGGACAGGGCGTGGGCAAACTGCTGGTGCGCTCCATCGTGGAGCACCCTGAATTGCAGCTAGTCAAACGCTGGATGCTAGCCACCAAAGACGCACACGACCTGTACCGACAGCACGGATTTCAGGAAGTGCATGATCCTGCGCTCCTGATGGAGCGGATGCGTTCTTAACTGCTACTTCTTGCGCTTCTTTTCCGCCTCGTAGGTGTGTTCGGCCAGTTCCATCAACTCGCGTTCGAGCGCTTCGCGTTCGCGGCGGTTGTCGCGTAGTTTTTTGCGGAGGGTTTTGGCGCGGTTGTGGGGTTGGGCGGTCAGCAGACGCCGGAAGAAATCGGCCACGATGAAGCCCTGCCGTGCTTTGGTCACCACCCCGCGCAATTTCCAGGTGCGGGCCAGGTACTTGACGCGGGCCACTTGCGCCAGGCGGAACGTACGGATGAACGACACCAGCGGCAGAAAAATGATCAGCAGATCGATCCAGTTGCGTTTGCAGTAGTCAACTTTCTCGTCCGAAGCCGAAAACATCACCAGAAACTCGAATGTAAAGGCGATCCAGATGCTGGCCTGCACCATTTCGAGCAGGAAATTCCAGTCGACCGCTGGGAAACGCTGTTGAGCATCTTCCATAAACTTCCACTCGACAATCAAGACCGGAATAATCAACATCGCAATCACGATCATCGGAATGCCGAACGCCTTGCGCAGCCGGTCCAGAAGGGGTTCGTTGGCTTCACACCATCCCCAGAACGGGAGCCAGATGCGCCGGATGTCCATGATGTGGCGGCTGCCGATGCGG encodes:
- the rlmB gene encoding 23S rRNA (guanosine(2251)-2'-O)-methyltransferase RlmB; this encodes MEKRNRPKIRPTAPEASPVGRDVVFGLRAVVEVLRSDQEVERILVQKDLKNEVALPEVLVLARERHVPVQRVPIEKLNRVTRKNHQGVIALISSIAYASLENVIDAAYEAGHDPLMLILDRVTDVRNFGAIARSAECAGVDALVLPERGGARIGSDALKTSAGALSHLPVCRVPRLAQTIRELQARGVRVVACTEKADKLLYEVDLSGPLALLLGSEEDGIQPELLEKSDEQVRLPIQGKVSSLNVSVAAGIATYEAVRQRLNTVVP
- a CDS encoding GNAT family N-acetyltransferase, which codes for MTSFYVSTDRSRLDVGMIHAYLSQRSYWAQNRTRAQVETSMAHSLCFGAYQDERQVGFARVVTDYAVFAWLADVFVLEDVRGQGVGKLLVRSIVEHPELQLVKRWMLATKDAHDLYRQHGFQEVHDPALLMERMRS
- a CDS encoding GWxTD domain-containing protein, giving the protein MNIKRYSRWIWGALLVGAVACSPYERLSKTDLSYRYGAETPLQVDSKVLDEGGQMRVFLDIKASKLGDDATLATLNERYGFSYRITPSYRSKETIVSVPSLEFSGFHGRNSDGTFHVSFPLAKIGTPSALMVLTATEKASGKAVMFDIPISFADEDLKTKYALFPIRHNYPAGPYVTTRDTVVIRSLRNDAQPLMVRYFSDAFRPALPPMAITNSIKNRPEETQTYQLRPGEVMKFVADGLYFAQEDTNSREGFSFVVNPNRFPRVTRATELIEPLIYITTRKEREKLLSSENPKLALDAFWLKLSNNNREYARRMIREYYTRVQEANALFTTFKQGWMTDQGMTYIIFGPPQKMLRYNDREEWYYEKSASMPEVYFTFLKRPTIFTDENYELVRYNEFDRVWYASVEQWRKGIVRR